The Ramlibacter algicola genome segment ACTGAAGGCCAGCGGCACGCCCGCCTGCTGCGAGGCGTGCCGGCTCAGGCCGGCGAAGAACTCGCCCTGCCCCTTGGTGTCCATCCACTGGCTGCCGTCGAAGCGGTAGTGGAAGCCGCCCGCCTTGGCAGCCAGCCAGACCTCCTGCAGCGGCTTCTGCAGGTTGACGATGATCTGCGTGCCGTTGGCGAAGGTCAGCGTCACCATGCCGCCCACGCGCTGGCTGTCGATGTCCGCATCGGTGTCGTCGTTGATGCGATCGCAACTCGCCTCCACCGCGCGCAGCAGCGCTTCGGCGCGGTCCATGTATTCGAGCTCGGTCATGACAATCGGGGTGTAGTCCTTCGGCGGTGCGCACTTCGCTTCTCGACGGCGCGCGGCATGCGCCGTCACGATCACGATGCACGCTCCTTGAAGCGGGCAACTCTGGTCCTTGCTCGACCTCCCGAAACGTACAATTCCGCGATGGTCGACGCAAGGATTCTATGCAGCGTGCGGCGCGCCCTCGGGGCCGCCGCGCTGATCGCCATGCTGGCGGCATGCGGGCAACGCGGGCCGCTGTACCTGCCGACCGAAGCGGCCGCCGCCGACCGCGCGACGCTCCCCCAGGTGCTGCTCCCCACCACGCGGACCCAGCCCGCGCCGCCGCTGGACGGCCAGGTCGCGCCGGGCGGCTCCGGCACGGGCACCGCGGCCCCGGTGCGCACGCAATGACGCCCGGTTCGCCGCATTTCGCCTGGCGCGACGGGCTGCTGCACGTCGAGCAACTGCGCGTGGCCGACCTGGCACGGCAGCACGGCACGCCGCTGTTCCTCTATTCGAAGG includes the following:
- the cyaY gene encoding iron donor protein CyaY is translated as MTELEYMDRAEALLRAVEASCDRINDDTDADIDSQRVGGMVTLTFANGTQIIVNLQKPLQEVWLAAKAGGFHYRFDGSQWMDTKGQGEFFAGLSRHASQQAGVPLAFSS
- the lptM gene encoding LPS translocon maturation chaperone LptM, which codes for MVDARILCSVRRALGAAALIAMLAACGQRGPLYLPTEAAAADRATLPQVLLPTTRTQPAPPLDGQVAPGGSGTGTAAPVRTQ